The genomic DNA TCGATGGGGCTGTCCAACCGGCAGTACGACATCCTGCGGGAGGTCGTGGCCGCGGCACGGGCCGCGAAGCGGGAGCAAGGCGCCCGCGCCGCGGGAGAGCTGATCGACCGCCAGGTGCGCCGGACGTGTAGCGAGCGGTACCGCGACGGCGGTCCGAGCGTCGGCCCGTGGCAGCGATGAGCGGCGTCGGACCGGTCGAGCCGGGCGAGGACACCCGCGTCCGGGACGTCCCGCAGCCCCGTCCGCGTGGCCCCCTGGCCCTGCGCTACGACCGCCACCGCCGGACGGTCCTCGCCTCCGCCGCCGCCCTCGCCGTCCTGGCCGGCGGCGGCTACCTGTACGCGAGCCGCCCGCAGCCGCGCCCCGCTCCCCCGCCGCCCTACCCGTCCCAGGCGGTCGACCTGGTCTACGTGGCCCCCGTGACCGGCTCGCCCGGGACCGGGGCCGCCGGCTACAGCTTCACGGTGCTGCTGAGCGTGCGCAGCGGGCCGCCCGTCACGGTGACGCGACTGACCCAGCCCTACGCCGGCCTGTCGGTGACCACCTCCCCCGCGGCACCTTTCCAGACAAAATCACATTCCGCCCGCAAGATCATTGTCACGCTACGGGTGACGGAATGTGAAAAAGCGCCCCGGAATCCCGGACTCCCTTTCCTGGATGTAACACTGCGTAATGTGCGCGCAATAGAAGCGCACAGTTTCATCCTGGGGACGCGCTATGCGCAGGACCTCTCCCGCGCCCTCGAGGTCGCCTGCAGCAACGATTCGAGGTAATGACCAAAACGTCCCAGACGCCTGAACCCGGGCGGTCCGTCCTGCGGGTTCTCAGCATGCGGACAGGGCGAATCGGCCTGAATTCAGCCCTTCTTCCCAGCCAGTACCGCTCTGCAATACCCGGTGTCATAACAAGAGAGTCACAGCCTCAGTCAGACCCTCCTCCACCTTCCCCACACCCGCTTAGAGTCACGGCCAGTCACCGCGCCGTCGGATTGTCATTTCGGCCCCGCGCTCGACTCGACCGCCTCCACGGGGAAGCGGCCGTGCCAGGGAAAGGACTGATCGTGCGTCAACGTTCGCTCATCGCCATCACCGCCGCTCTGGCGGCGGGAGCGCTCACCCTCACCGCCTGCGGCTCGCGCGACGACGACGGCGGCTCCGACTCCGGCAACGGCGGCGGTGGCACCACCGTCGTCATCGGTGTCGACGCCCCGCTGACCGGCGACCTGTCCGCGCTCGGCCTCGGCATCAAGAACTCGGCGGACCTCGCGGCCAAGACGGCCAACAAGGACAAGACCGTCGACGGGATCACCTTCAAGGTCGAGGCCCTCGACGACCAGGGCCAGCCCTCCGTCGGCCAGCAGAACGCCAGCAGCTTCGTCGCCAACAAGGACGTCCTCGGCGTCGTCGGCCCGCTGAACTCGTCGGTCGGCGAGTCCATGCAGAAGGTGTTCGACACCGCCAAGCTGGTCGAGGTCTCCCCGGCCAACACCGGCCCCTCCCTCACCCAGGGCCCGGACTGGCGCAACAAGAAGGTCCGCCAGTACAAGTCGTACTTCCGCACCGCGACCACGGACGCCATTCAGGGCCCGTTCGCCGCGCAGTACGTCTACAACGACGCCAAGAAGAAGAAGGTCTTCGTCATCGACGACAAGAAGACCTACGGCGCGGGCCTCGCCGGCACCTTCACCGAGGAGTTCAAGAAGCTCGGCGGCCAGGTGGTCGGCACCGAGCACATCAACCCCGACACCAAGGACTTCTCCTCGGTCGCCACCAAGGTGAAGAACTCCGGCGCCGACGTCGTCTACTACGGCGGCGAATA from Streptomyces sp. CB09001 includes the following:
- a CDS encoding Tat pathway signal sequence domain protein, with protein sequence MSGVGPVEPGEDTRVRDVPQPRPRGPLALRYDRHRRTVLASAAALAVLAGGGYLYASRPQPRPAPPPPYPSQAVDLVYVAPVTGSPGTGAAGYSFTVLLSVRSGPPVTVTRLTQPYAGLSVTTSPAAPFQTKSHSARKIIVTLRVTECEKAPRNPGLPFLDVTLRNVRAIEAHSFILGTRYAQDLSRALEVACSNDSR
- a CDS encoding branched-chain amino acid ABC transporter substrate-binding protein, with the translated sequence MRQRSLIAITAALAAGALTLTACGSRDDDGGSDSGNGGGGTTVVIGVDAPLTGDLSALGLGIKNSADLAAKTANKDKTVDGITFKVEALDDQGQPSVGQQNASSFVANKDVLGVVGPLNSSVGESMQKVFDTAKLVEVSPANTGPSLTQGPDWRNKKVRQYKSYFRTATTDAIQGPFAAQYVYNDAKKKKVFVIDDKKTYGAGLAGTFTEEFKKLGGQVVGTEHINPDTKDFSSVATKVKNSGADVVYYGGEYPQAGPLSKQIKEAGAKIPLVGGDGIKDDTFIKLAGAAANGDLATSVGAPVETLPSAKKFVADYKEAGYKEDYAAYGGYSYDSAWAIIEAVKKVVEDNGGKLPDDARAKVTEAMQNVSFDGVTGKVSFDEFGDATNKQLTVYSVENGAFNDVKSGTYTG